A section of the Sporolituus thermophilus DSM 23256 genome encodes:
- a CDS encoding ATP-binding protein — translation MRPTSLRSKLLLLMVIVVALPIVGAGYFMMVSAEDALVAEKQQKLFGAARLLDLHLTGDYEDILRRHGAQSASRETKIAVLNRELAKFTDEVARAYPGIGVGYYSRDLDAIITYGPSAVYADKVGLAIGDSHEGRLVMATGVPRVQEGELVRGAIMNAMYPIIRGGRVIGYIWANELTSDIAAQIGAMKRHIYLTVLFGLLLGIAGVVYVVKRLGSDIEAIKTGVLRLKHDLSEPVPVAGGEVGEIAAAINEMARELAERKKLEAQVQRAERLAAIGEVAAGLAHEIRNPLMAVKGFAQLLKEDITPAEQAEYSDIIVRETERLDRLIEQLLCFARPAATQVAPTDVKEVVESTLLLVDTKRRRSHIEIIRDLDGPLPPVLVDGEQLKQVLLNIILNAIQAIEQKGIIRVSAKPAADVLHLTVADTGCGIAPENMGKLFDPFFTTKENGTGLGLAVAHRLVENWNGRILVESTPGQGSTFTLVLPTTGGENRGDQQSHPDSGR, via the coding sequence GTGCGTCCGACCAGTCTGCGCAGTAAACTCCTCCTGTTAATGGTTATCGTCGTCGCCCTGCCGATCGTCGGCGCCGGCTATTTCATGATGGTTAGTGCCGAAGATGCGCTGGTTGCGGAAAAACAGCAAAAACTGTTTGGTGCCGCCCGCCTGCTTGATCTGCATTTAACCGGCGACTATGAGGATATTTTGCGCCGCCATGGGGCGCAAAGCGCCAGCCGGGAGACCAAGATCGCCGTTTTGAACCGGGAGCTGGCCAAGTTTACCGATGAGGTAGCCCGGGCCTATCCGGGCATTGGCGTAGGCTATTATTCCCGCGATTTGGACGCCATCATTACCTATGGTCCCAGCGCGGTCTATGCCGATAAAGTGGGGCTGGCCATCGGCGACAGCCATGAAGGCCGGCTGGTTATGGCGACCGGCGTGCCGCGCGTCCAGGAAGGCGAACTGGTGCGGGGCGCGATTATGAATGCCATGTATCCCATCATCCGCGGCGGGCGGGTGATCGGCTACATTTGGGCCAATGAACTGACGTCCGATATCGCCGCCCAAATCGGCGCCATGAAGCGGCATATCTACCTCACGGTGTTGTTTGGCCTGCTGCTGGGGATTGCCGGTGTGGTCTATGTGGTAAAACGGCTGGGCAGCGACATTGAAGCCATCAAAACCGGTGTTCTCAGGCTCAAGCACGATCTCAGCGAACCGGTCCCTGTCGCCGGCGGCGAGGTGGGGGAAATTGCCGCCGCCATCAACGAGATGGCCCGGGAATTGGCAGAACGCAAAAAATTGGAAGCGCAGGTACAGCGGGCTGAGCGGCTGGCGGCCATCGGTGAAGTGGCGGCCGGCCTGGCCCATGAAATTCGCAATCCGCTCATGGCCGTAAAAGGCTTTGCTCAGCTCCTGAAAGAAGATATAACCCCGGCGGAACAGGCCGAATACAGCGATATTATTGTCCGCGAGACCGAACGCCTTGACCGGCTCATTGAACAGCTTTTGTGCTTTGCCCGGCCGGCGGCAACGCAAGTAGCGCCCACCGACGTGAAAGAAGTGGTGGAGAGCACGTTGCTGCTGGTAGATACCAAGCGGCGCCGCAGCCATATCGAAATTATTCGCGACCTGGACGGGCCGCTGCCGCCGGTACTGGTCGACGGTGAGCAACTTAAGCAGGTACTGCTGAATATCATTCTCAATGCTATTCAGGCTATTGAGCAAAAAGGCATCATTCGGGTCAGCGCTAAACCGGCAGCCGATGTGCTACACCTGACCGTGGCCGATACCGGGTGCGGCATTGCCCCGGAAAACATGGGCAAACTGTTCGATCCGTTCTTTACCACCAAAGAAAACGGCACCGGCCTTGGCCTGGCGGTCGCCCACCGTCTGGTCGAAAACTGGAACGGCCGGATTTTGGTAGAGTCAACGCCGGGGCAGGGCAGCACCTTTACCCTGGTGCTACCGACGACTGGAGGGGAAAACCGTGGCGATCAACAATCGCATCCTGATAGTGGACGATGA
- a CDS encoding HpcH/HpaI aldolase family protein, with protein MSRPSFPVNRLKTKLAAGQPVAGSFLFTGEPALVEIMGYAGLDFVVIDTEHTPNDSLQVQHLVRAAELAGITPVVRVLANCSACILRALDVGAQALLIPQINSAAEAEAAVRAAKYGPQGERGMAGIVRAARYGFVPLGEYIQAANENTMVIVQVESMAAVHNLDAILTVDGVDAVFIGPADLSQSMGLTGQFENSEFRRTVHDVIDRAKAAGVRVGIFCAKAAEARYWREAGADMLAVGTDTMLFAAAVRDLVKDLG; from the coding sequence GTCGTTTCTGTTTACCGGCGAGCCCGCCCTCGTGGAAATCATGGGCTACGCCGGCCTGGACTTTGTCGTTATTGATACCGAACATACGCCCAATGACAGTCTACAGGTGCAGCACCTGGTGCGGGCCGCCGAGCTGGCCGGCATCACGCCTGTTGTCCGTGTTCTGGCCAATTGCTCGGCCTGTATTTTACGCGCCCTGGATGTCGGGGCTCAGGCCCTCTTGATCCCCCAGATCAATAGCGCCGCCGAGGCGGAAGCCGCGGTGCGGGCGGCCAAATACGGGCCGCAGGGTGAGCGCGGCATGGCCGGGATTGTACGGGCGGCACGCTATGGCTTTGTGCCGCTGGGGGAATATATTCAGGCAGCCAATGAGAATACCATGGTAATCGTTCAGGTGGAAAGCATGGCGGCCGTACATAATCTGGACGCTATTCTCACCGTAGACGGGGTGGACGCCGTCTTTATCGGCCCGGCCGACCTTTCCCAGTCCATGGGCCTCACCGGGCAATTCGAAAATAGCGAGTTTCGCCGGACGGTGCATGACGTTATCGATCGGGCCAAGGCCGCCGGCGTCCGGGTGGGCATTTTCTGCGCCAAGGCCGCCGAGGCCCGGTATTGGCGGGAGGCCGGTGCGGATATGCTGGCGGTGGGCACCGATACCATGCTGTTTGCGGCCGCGGTGCGCGACTTGGTGAAGGATTTAGGTTAA